One Alteromonas sp. KC3 DNA segment encodes these proteins:
- a CDS encoding M14 family metallopeptidase — protein MQSMKKWFLLLLSVVVLPAHSAVLMKPIDDPDLAYSGELLSGSYNSQITHPDTLLGFPIGSRVATPEQIHNAVVTWASQSDKLHVVEYARTHEGRPLLAVFISTPSRLASLDEVHADIQKLADPLSTNDTQAKAIIDRLPAVAWMAYSIHGNETSGADAALTAIYHLIASESGEVDALLDDMIVVIDPMMNPDGRARFAKSLEQYRGTAPNVDDQSLLHRGDWPYGRTNHYFFDLNRDFFYLTQPETVGRVGLINQWRPQLMIDGHEMGSQDTYLMGPPRQPLNHNIDPNLQKWARTFAKDQSSAFDEKGWRYYTGEWFENWYPGYSNYAEYRGTMHILYEQSRMAEDGVRRPEGTVQTYIESVHHQFVSTIANLKTLDKHSKAMYQDYWQGRKNNVAAKGKFANRTYVILANDNVGRTNNLVAKLLAQDIQVYVADKAIKVSKAVTQQGTTEKDFVIPKGSIVVPNRQPEAPLIAAILEFDAGVNDAVLLEERQRTLRDGSSLMYDTTAWNLTMMYGLESVTVPEDLTRNLTPYSTSTPQSQLNDNAIAWLVDGADDRSVAFAARLMERGVYVRFVDEVSEYEGKRFNRGSIAVTVTDNPRVDDLAGAIAQTAAELNIAVYSTATGFGEGDLPEWGGEHFALLARPQVALLSHGNVSSYDVGATWHSIDSHLGIRHSQLDINALNRTDLRRYNVLVLPTSYGALDKKAQATLKDWVNDGGTLIAHSRSAAALAGKDGIAKVKTLENSFDKAFDYDVSLMREMMALDNEVATKATMSHTLDTEFNFPWDNAPKPLSEEALKRRDKWLKIFMPSGAFVAGRTDQKHWLTAGTPDVLPLLYSSQPLLMSGDDSQAIVRAGVYTDAPKAKEDDKKTASHWFSLPEGKTLNVRMSGLLWPEAQQRVANTAYLTREQHGKGQIILFSGQPNFRGAAHGTNRLLLNAIVYGPGLGSRARISL, from the coding sequence ATGCAATCTATGAAAAAGTGGTTTTTACTACTGCTGAGCGTCGTGGTTTTACCCGCCCACTCCGCAGTATTAATGAAACCTATCGACGACCCAGACTTAGCGTATTCTGGCGAACTCTTGTCGGGTAGCTACAATAGCCAAATAACCCATCCAGATACGTTACTTGGCTTTCCAATAGGTTCTAGAGTTGCCACACCAGAGCAAATCCATAACGCGGTGGTTACATGGGCATCGCAGTCAGATAAATTACACGTTGTAGAATACGCACGCACACACGAAGGCCGCCCATTGCTTGCGGTCTTTATTTCAACACCAAGTCGCTTAGCATCGCTTGATGAGGTTCATGCTGATATTCAAAAGCTTGCCGACCCACTTTCAACAAATGACACCCAGGCGAAGGCAATTATTGATAGACTCCCTGCCGTTGCGTGGATGGCTTATTCAATTCACGGCAATGAAACCTCTGGCGCAGACGCCGCGCTTACCGCTATTTATCATTTAATTGCCAGTGAAAGTGGCGAAGTCGATGCGCTACTTGATGACATGATTGTTGTTATCGACCCTATGATGAACCCTGATGGCAGAGCGCGCTTTGCCAAGTCGCTAGAGCAATATCGCGGTACTGCACCAAATGTTGATGATCAGTCGTTATTGCACCGAGGTGACTGGCCTTACGGTAGAACAAATCATTACTTTTTTGACTTAAATCGCGACTTTTTCTATCTCACACAACCCGAAACGGTAGGACGCGTTGGCCTGATTAATCAGTGGCGACCACAGCTAATGATTGATGGTCATGAAATGGGTAGTCAAGATACCTATTTGATGGGTCCGCCACGCCAACCATTAAACCACAACATCGACCCTAACTTACAAAAATGGGCACGTACCTTCGCAAAAGACCAGTCTTCAGCGTTTGATGAAAAGGGCTGGCGTTACTACACCGGAGAATGGTTTGAAAACTGGTACCCCGGTTACTCCAACTATGCCGAGTATCGCGGCACCATGCATATTTTGTATGAACAATCTCGCATGGCAGAAGATGGCGTTAGACGTCCAGAAGGCACGGTTCAAACGTATATCGAGTCAGTACACCACCAATTCGTATCGACTATCGCCAACCTTAAGACACTCGATAAACACAGCAAAGCGATGTATCAAGACTACTGGCAAGGCAGAAAGAATAATGTTGCCGCAAAGGGTAAGTTTGCTAACCGTACCTATGTGATCCTTGCAAACGATAATGTGGGTAGAACTAATAATTTGGTAGCCAAGCTACTCGCACAAGATATTCAAGTTTATGTTGCCGATAAAGCCATTAAGGTAAGTAAGGCCGTTACGCAACAAGGCACAACCGAAAAGGATTTTGTGATCCCTAAAGGCAGTATTGTCGTGCCTAACCGTCAACCCGAAGCGCCTTTAATTGCCGCTATATTAGAGTTTGACGCTGGAGTAAATGATGCTGTGCTACTTGAAGAGCGTCAACGCACGCTGCGTGATGGTTCATCGCTAATGTACGACACAACAGCATGGAACCTAACTATGATGTACGGCTTAGAAAGCGTTACCGTACCTGAGGACTTAACGCGAAATCTAACACCATACTCTACGTCAACACCACAAAGTCAGTTAAACGACAACGCCATTGCATGGTTAGTCGATGGTGCAGACGACCGCTCTGTCGCCTTCGCAGCGCGATTAATGGAGCGTGGCGTTTATGTGCGATTTGTTGATGAAGTCTCAGAGTATGAAGGGAAACGATTTAATAGAGGCTCTATTGCCGTTACTGTCACCGACAACCCAAGGGTTGATGATTTAGCCGGCGCTATCGCGCAAACCGCTGCCGAGTTAAATATCGCCGTTTATTCAACGGCTACCGGATTTGGTGAAGGTGATTTACCTGAATGGGGCGGTGAGCATTTCGCGCTACTTGCAAGGCCACAAGTCGCTCTTTTGAGTCATGGAAACGTGTCAAGCTACGACGTAGGTGCTACGTGGCACAGCATTGACTCTCACTTGGGTATTCGCCATAGCCAACTTGATATTAATGCGCTAAACCGCACCGACTTGCGACGTTACAATGTACTTGTGCTACCTACCAGCTACGGGGCTCTAGATAAAAAGGCTCAAGCCACGCTCAAGGACTGGGTAAATGACGGCGGAACATTAATTGCTCACAGCCGAAGTGCCGCTGCCTTGGCCGGTAAAGACGGCATAGCAAAGGTTAAAACGCTTGAAAACAGTTTCGATAAAGCCTTTGACTACGATGTATCTTTAATGCGCGAAATGATGGCCCTTGATAATGAGGTGGCCACCAAAGCAACCATGTCACATACATTGGATACCGAATTTAACTTCCCATGGGATAACGCCCCTAAGCCGTTAAGTGAAGAAGCGCTTAAACGCAGAGACAAATGGTTGAAAATCTTTATGCCAAGCGGTGCTTTTGTCGCTGGCCGCACAGATCAAAAGCATTGGTTAACGGCAGGTACGCCTGACGTGTTACCGCTGCTATATAGTAGCCAGCCTTTGCTTATGTCAGGCGATGACAGCCAAGCTATAGTGCGCGCAGGAGTATACACAGATGCGCCAAAGGCAAAAGAAGACGATAAGAAAACCGCCTCGCATTGGTTCAGCTTGCCAGAAGGTAAGACGCTTAACGTGAGAATGAGTGGTTTGCTGTGGCCTGAAGCGCAGCAGCGCGTGGCCAACACAGCGTATCTCACCCGTGAACAACACGGAAAAGGGCAGATCATTCTGTTTTCAGGTCAGCCTAATTTTAGAGGTGCTGCCCATGGTACTAACCGATTGCTGCTTAATGCCATTGTGTACGGGCCAGGCCTAGGCAGTCGAGCACGTATCTCGCTTTAG
- a CDS encoding diguanylate cyclase, whose protein sequence is MTVQVTRHLIRFWFSVALLVASSTVFADCLLTSNELAPETVETPVDRLVLAEGLQRISLSCNVSQPSILHFERNYIAFAQLYDDKMQQVQSLRSSRASFVIPQGQHTFVLDVSAQVSVPLNIKVSSLFEYQKLVSVHTLTLSVFIGFCLALTVYVGILGNSIKNNGFYSYSFYVLNAAIFFLLQEGLMNIVFPSVNFFNDFQFHLFFAGITVFAAVNFLDKLLDFKALLRHWQRNFIISMAYLAMFLAFLQVFLSSANAMKVNELLSLITLITMVCTFSSCVYACVRKVHCSYLVMSGIAIMVSAMSFRLILGETSVFLYRYGLIIGITLEAFIFAVATSRKVKKLDDDRLAAFKRASTDALCAVLNRSGWEGVARNVLDTFNKEGGFLTLLFIDLDDFKAVNDAYGHATGDDILRVIAKILKSRCRDQDVVGRLGGDEFVVLSHCYSEKQAKRLAERIEDSLLERDIRTDNYSIPITASVGTYITNEKCKSVDELLDKADALMYVTKARHKKTLVTEGIQGTF, encoded by the coding sequence ATGACAGTGCAAGTAACGCGGCATTTGATTCGTTTTTGGTTTTCAGTGGCCTTGCTCGTGGCAAGCTCCACCGTGTTTGCAGATTGCCTTTTAACGTCCAATGAATTAGCACCAGAAACCGTTGAAACACCTGTCGACCGACTAGTATTGGCCGAAGGCCTTCAGCGTATTTCCTTATCATGTAATGTTTCTCAGCCTTCTATTCTTCACTTCGAACGCAATTACATTGCATTTGCTCAGCTATACGACGACAAAATGCAGCAGGTACAATCGCTACGAAGCAGTAGAGCAAGCTTCGTTATTCCCCAAGGTCAGCACACCTTTGTGCTAGACGTTAGCGCTCAAGTAAGTGTACCGCTTAACATCAAAGTAAGTTCGCTTTTTGAATATCAAAAATTGGTGTCGGTGCACACCTTAACTCTGAGTGTATTCATTGGCTTTTGCCTTGCGCTTACCGTCTACGTGGGTATTTTAGGGAACAGCATAAAAAATAACGGTTTTTACTCTTACAGCTTTTACGTGCTAAACGCGGCTATCTTCTTTTTGCTTCAAGAAGGGCTGATGAATATCGTTTTCCCAAGCGTTAACTTCTTCAACGACTTTCAGTTCCACTTATTCTTTGCTGGTATAACCGTTTTTGCTGCGGTGAATTTTCTAGACAAGCTATTGGACTTCAAAGCATTGCTGCGCCATTGGCAACGAAATTTCATTATTAGTATGGCTTATCTTGCGATGTTTTTGGCTTTCTTGCAGGTGTTTTTATCATCGGCAAATGCCATGAAAGTAAATGAATTACTTAGCCTGATAACCCTTATTACTATGGTGTGTACTTTCTCAAGTTGCGTTTACGCGTGCGTAAGAAAGGTGCACTGCTCTTATTTGGTAATGAGTGGCATTGCCATCATGGTTAGTGCCATGTCGTTTCGTTTAATTTTGGGTGAAACGTCTGTGTTCCTATATCGATACGGGCTTATCATCGGTATTACGTTGGAAGCGTTTATTTTTGCGGTTGCCACTTCAAGAAAAGTGAAGAAGCTAGACGACGATAGGCTGGCCGCGTTTAAACGGGCATCTACCGATGCTTTGTGCGCAGTGCTTAATCGCAGTGGTTGGGAAGGGGTAGCGCGCAATGTATTGGATACATTCAATAAAGAAGGCGGTTTTCTAACACTGCTTTTCATCGATCTTGATGACTTTAAGGCTGTCAACGATGCTTATGGTCATGCTACAGGCGACGACATTTTAAGAGTCATTGCCAAAATACTTAAAAGTCGGTGTCGAGACCAAGATGTAGTTGGACGCTTAGGCGGTGATGAGTTTGTAGTATTAAGTCACTGTTACAGCGAAAAGCAAGCAAAGCGCCTTGCCGAGCGCATCGAAGACAGTTTGCTGGAACGCGACATACGCACAGATAACTATTCCATTCCTATCACCGCAAGTGTTGGTACCTATATTACTAACGAAAAGTGTAAAAGTGTTGATGAGCTATTGGACAAGGCTGATGCCCTTATGTATGTCACCAAAGCAAGGCACAAAAAAACATTGGTTACAGAAGGTATTCAAGGAACCTTTTAG